The Syngnathus acus chromosome 11, fSynAcu1.2, whole genome shotgun sequence genome includes the window GTTCCAATTGTTAACACGATAAGCTTTTTAGTATAAGGCACAATGCCAATCTTGGTACGCATCTTCAGTTTTTGTAGCGACCACAACACTTATACTGGATCAGGCATTCAGGGAAGCCCAGGGCCATTTTGTGACTGGAGAGCCACACAAAGTTCACTGACGCTGCCCAGTACAAATTTCATTCATAACAAACGATGAAATTAATATTTAGAgtgaaaccaaaaaaaatcaagcaatCGATTGTTGATCTTTTTAATGCGCTGcacacttttttatttgcaagttTCAAGCGACTAAAATGCCGTTGTGCTAAATGCCACCAGGTGACAGGCCAATTTTGCTAATTTGTCCAAACGGCATGAGCAAGAGCCTCCCACCTTGACTGATGGCCGCCCCTCGCCACATCCGATATGGACATCAGAGTCACACGTGAATACGGCGTCTACGTACGAATGTGTGACGCCCTTTGACCCTGTTTCAGCATCGGTGTGATGGAAAGCACTTGCTGGCGCGTGCCCCTGGCATGTTGCCGCCCTCGCGTGCTGGCCCTGCACGCGCTCTTTTGGGGCCTCGTGGCTCTCAGGTGGGTGCTCCGCCACTCACATTGCCCAGCCGCTCCACCACTCTGTCGTTCGCTCATTGTGATGCTTGCCTTCCAGAGTTTTTGGAGCTGCCTTGCTGGCTGAAGACAAACTTTCAGGTAAACGCCTACCAAGTTGTTGAATTTATGACTCCATCGATTAATCGCATAATCAGatcccacttttttttgcattgtttattACAAATGATGAAATTTGAGGCTGCTTCAGTTTCCACCGCATGTTGGTGTTATTCATACAGAGTACGCCTACAAATTGCCTTTTATTCCATAATGCTCCCACGCTCCTTAAGCTGCTTTGTCTGTTACACGTAGCCGTCAAGGTCAGCATCACCCCCTGCTGGCTGCTGGAGGACTTTGTGGTGACGACAGAATGCTCACAGTGCGACGCCTTCCAGGCGGTACGTGGATTCGCTCTCGCCACGTGAGCTAGTGGCCAACATAGCCACTAGCTAACGTGGCGCCCGCTCACTAACGTTTGCCTTCGTGTTCAGAAGACGAGGCCGGCGTGTGGTCGGACGGGCTACGTGGAGAAGGTCAACTGCACCAAATCCAACCGGGACGAGTACAAAAGGTCCGATCCGGTCGCCACGCAGCCCACGTTTGGGGCACACCAAGAGATTTTCTCACATCTTCTCTTTGACCATCTCAGCTGCCGCTCGGCCATCATGGAGGAACGTCTCTTCTGGAAGTTTGAAGCGGCCGTGTTGTCCGTGACAGCGTTGTCGGCCGTCTCGGTGGTCCTGCGTCAGCGCCGGTTGGACCGCCTCGCCTCAGAGAAAGTCCGCCGACAGATCGAGTCCATCTAGCAGCACCAACTTGCCATACAAACTTTGTTGCAAAAATGCTTGAGACCCACAGACCCCCACTCGATGACGTCATTTTCGTGTGTTCTCTGTTCATAGTCGGACTTTGGCCAAAAACTCTGATGACAGTGCTAATAAAGCTTCCTGGTTGTGTGACCGAGGCAGAAGGGTTGAGAAAAGAGGGTCAATGATGGTTTTAGTCGTCTCCTGCCACGTGAAAGGATAATGCAAGGCCATTTTCTAGCAAAGGAGGTGGAGTCCCGGCCGGCATTTACCTTTCCACTTGCGAGTGGATTCCAACATGGAGGCAGTGGAAGCTGGGACGTAGGGCAACACGTTGGTTGAGGGAGCCACTAACGAATGGGCTTTCCGTCGCTTGGATCGATGACACGATGGTGCTCTCCTAACTCTGAAAGTGGAGCCCATACTACAAGCGGACTTACCGTTGTGTTTGATGCAATGGTTCAAAGCCGAGGCAACAATTTCAACTCGGCTGTGCAAAAAGGTCCCCATTTTCACTTTGGATACCATCATGTCTGcctgtgtgtgcttgtggTAACCCACTCTGTCATAAATGCTTGAACTTGGTCCTAAGTATGGTTTGACCTGATATTTAGGGTCATCTTCAGCAAAACAAGTGACGCAGTTTCAACATGGCGGCGAGTCGATGACGTTATACCCACTGTCTAAAGTCTGCAGTCATGACACTTGGTGCACTTCTCCGAGGTGTGCACTTTATCGCGTCGGGTGTAGCGCCATTATTTTGAAAGGACCTGTGTCGGGGCGTTTGGTGACGTCATCACAGCGCGACGTTGTTGGTGCTGCGCAGTTGCTTGTTTGGAATTTTCCATAGACGTGGACTCGCGTTTGTTTGTGGCCTTTTAAAGAAACTATCGGAGAGCACCGACACAAGAAGTGGCCCGAGCAACTTGGGTCGCTGCTGAGTTAGTTGCGGGACGCCTTTGCGCCTGTCGATGGAGTGCGCGGGAGGTTCGGTGGAAGGTTCGCTAATGGCAGCTAGCAACGTCCCGGCCT containing:
- the jtb gene encoding protein JTB isoform X2, producing the protein MESTCWRVPLACCRPRVLALHALFWGLVALRVFGAALLAEDKLSAVKVSITPCWLLEDFVVTTECSQCDAFQATRPACGRTGYVEKVNCTKSNRDEYKSCRSAIMEERLFWKFEAAVLSVTALSAVSVVLRQRRLDRLASEKVRRQIESI
- the jtb gene encoding protein JTB isoform X1; its protein translation is MESTCWRVPLACCRPRVLALHALFWGLVALRVFGAALLAEDKLSAVKVSITPCWLLEDFVVTTECSQCDAFQAKTRPACGRTGYVEKVNCTKSNRDEYKSCRSAIMEERLFWKFEAAVLSVTALSAVSVVLRQRRLDRLASEKVRRQIESI